The following are from one region of the Ostrinia nubilalis chromosome 28, ilOstNubi1.1, whole genome shotgun sequence genome:
- the LOC135085241 gene encoding protein PFC0760c-like, with protein sequence MRLALATILIVLQHAAQLPCRSVTRAPLPAPPAPLASPSSREDLETIIARNREITDLLIPLLEANLEAKRHDQNKRNDLLKVFPYKNAKSRKNPVVELLPLSKRKTTEHKAPLALILASELRHSGKKGRRKVQKAFFIQNEDKVSSSEEDYDFDVRKKSKHQRVSNKNVHSEEDSDEIESNHRTNRVYKNQHVSKARTSYKTETDENASKNSHSEDSNESETSEHKAQKYNEKETSEELDEYVHKKNQRNENSHERANDDVSEESNESVDSEKKEHSKHESKQTDQSSRSENEFVNKSSNEKKTSQTSQEHHADKSSSQEDDHSESREVEEKHGTGRHSSSESTDSGSVHSHERKYTDGVQSSKESDLRGESSEVKERYGSDESTLSEKSSHEKSRKIKHKSDGEDVSDSEENRQSKHHDEEKEEHRSGEISSSNIDDNEFSFKRKYKNGGDDTSGSKENEQRKLHSESNEDKERHGSDEYNSPEYLDSGDESKERKHKSEEDDDNQSDEHQESSDYYNDEDNDLHSEEYEDDNDNVTIENNSKASNKDYIEDFEEYESHENASEGDLKSSEQSVDKPDEPTHADTLEADTPSVADDDVNKIEVIDNGNNTIESFDSKTSKNDSYAEKHVTLSEEIAEKYADNSEYTVENDKSLVETSEELARFNAESVEGSIEVRRNDEKSEENKCKEKENVESRRGEEPVVKSNPHQ encoded by the exons ATGCGTCTGGCGCTGG CAACAATTCTCATCGTGCTCCAGCATGCGGCGCAGCTCCCGTGCCGGTCGGTGACGCGCGCGCCCCTTCCcgcccctcccgcgcccctcgcCTCGCCCTCCTCCCGCGAAGACCTGGAGACCATCATCGCGCGCAACCGAGAAATCACCGACCTGCTCATACCGCTTCTCGAAGCCAACCTCGAAGCGAAAAGGCACGACCAGAACAAACGAAACGACCTACTCAAAGTCTTCCCCTACAAAAATGCTAAATCCAGAAAAAACCCCGTCGTCGAACTCCTACCGCTGTCCAAACGGAAGACCACAGAGCACAAAGCACCGTTAGCCCTCATACTGGCCTCGGAACTGAGGCACAGCGGCAAGAAGGGAAGAAGGAAAGTTCAGAAAGCATTTTTCATCCAAAACGAGGATAAGGTCAGCAGTTCAGAGGAAGATTACGACTTTGACGTCAGAAAGAAAAGTAAACATCAGAgagtttcaaataaaaatgtacattcGGAGGAGGATTCTGATGAAATTGAAAGCAATCATAGAACTAACCGTGTATATAAAAACCAACATGTAAGTAAAGCCCGCACATCTTATAAAACCGAAACAGACGAAAATGCTAGTAAAAATAGTCACTCGGAAGACTCTAACGAAAGTGAGACGTCAGAACATAAAGCTCAGAAATATAATGAAAAGGAAACAAGTGAAGAACTTGATGAATATGTGCATAAAAAGAACCAAAGAAATGAAAACAGTCACGAAAGAGCAAATGATGACGTCAGTGAAGAATCTAATGAAAGTGTCGATTCCGAGAAAAAAGAACACTCAAAACATGAAAGCAAACAAACCGATCAGAGCTCAAGATCTGAGAATGAATTTGTTAATAAGTCGTCCAATGAAAAGAAAACTTCTCAAACAAGTCAAGAACATCATGCTGATAAAAGCAGTTCACAGGAGGATGATCATAGTGAGAGTCGCGAAGTAGAAGAAAAACATGGAACTGGTAGACATAGTTCATCTGAATCTACGGATTCAGGCAGTGTACATTCCCACGAAAGAAAATATACGGATGGTGTACAAAGCTCGAAGGAAAGTGACCTTCGTGGTGAGAGTAGTGAAGTAAAAGAAAGGTATGGAAGTGATGAATCTACGTTATCAGAAAAGTCTAGCCATGAAAAATCacgtaaaataaaacataagagTGACGGTGAAGATGTAAGTGACTCAGAGGAAAATCGACAAAGTAAACATCAtgatgaagaaaaagaagagcATAGAAGTGGAGAAATTAGTTCATCAAACATTGATGATAATGAATTTTCCTTCAAAAGAAAATACAAGAATGGAGGTGACGATACAAGCGGTTCAAAGGAAAATGAACAAAGGAAACTCCATAGTGAGAGTAACGAAGATAAAGAAAGGCATGGAAGTGATGAATATAATTCTCCTGAATACTTGGATTCAGGCGATGAAAGTAAAGAACGAAAACATAAAAGTGAAGAAGATGATGACAATCAGTCAGATGAACATCAAGAGTCCTCTGATTATTATAACGATGAAGACAATGATCTTCATTCAGAGGAGTATGAGGACGATAATGATAACGTTACCATTGAAAATAACAGTAAAGCAAGTAATAAAGATTACATAGAAGATTTTGAGGAATACGAAAGCCATGAAAACGCCAGTGAAGGTGATTTGAAATCCAGTGAACAATCCGTAGACAAACCAGATGAGCCGACTCACGCAGATACCTTGGAAGCCGACACTCCGTCCGTAGCTGATGATGACGTGAACAAAATTGAAGTGATCGACAACGGCAATAATACTATCGAAAGTTTTGACtcaaaaacatctaaaaacGACTCATATGCTGAAAAACATGTCACTTTAAGCGAAGAAATAGCAGAAAAATACGCAGATAACTCCGAATATACAGTTGAAAACGACAAGTCTTTGGTAGAAACATCTGAAGAACTCGCTAGATTCAACGCCGAGTCCGTGGAAGGTTCGATCGAAGTCCGGCGAAACGACGAGAAGAGCgaagaaaataaatgtaaagaaaaggaaaatgttgaAAGCAGACGTGGCGAAGAACCAGTGGTGAAATCCAACCCCCACCAA